A single genomic interval of Spirosoma taeanense harbors:
- a CDS encoding TonB-dependent receptor, whose product MTLAKNLTFRSITQLAYTKNTIKTYDRAVLYDINNTRPFNNYDYVDPDGNYAAYYGSASGVNGYNPNYRLQYRDRQDNKVDIIQSLELDYKPIKYLDLNAKYGLNYSREEDRYTYANQTLNRNIVANPNYYTATNASDAKGEVSNYDYKTVFQNFLASAIIKTDFQEDFKLNLPIRTSTQLAFDYRKNNYKEYDTYGVGLPTYSPFTAAQAGTYRILLDNSQPFVTYGYLVNQRIEYGEIAGISGGFRSDYSSAFGRGSTPFTFPRGDAYVRPSSLNFWQNGALGAYVPELKLRAAYGEAGIQPRPFDRYVTLGTRTLGSNNVFYYTPAQNNPDLGVEVSRELELGTDFTVKGGNGDWLRRLNFSFTYWKRSTDNAIFNVNVAPSSGSGTLKDNAFSLASRGTQFSLNTTLYRGRSFTWNFTTNFGHQTSEITAVKGNQQIVVTSSAGSTNYVLKAGQKIGQLFGFVAIRSLDQILPDGTPALTEAQKPNYEVASNGYVVNKATKQPLYSTNQYSFGDPNPTFVSSFINDISFRDIVTLNFQFDWTQGSHVYNQTKEWMYRDGIHKDYIAPITINGQTGAWTAFYRGVYQAGANNGTKDYFYEDASFVRLRNVALGVELTKIFRLPMKRLQVVFGGRNLLTFTKYTGMDPEVNSGQTTGNESSAWDRGTDHNTTPNLRSYQVSLNFGF is encoded by the coding sequence ATGACGCTGGCGAAAAACCTGACGTTCCGCAGTATTACGCAGCTGGCCTACACGAAGAATACCATCAAGACCTATGACCGGGCGGTGCTGTACGATATCAACAACACCCGTCCGTTCAACAACTACGATTACGTAGATCCGGATGGGAACTATGCGGCCTACTACGGCAGCGCGTCGGGCGTAAACGGCTATAATCCGAACTACCGGCTGCAATACCGGGACCGGCAGGATAATAAGGTCGATATTATCCAGAGTCTTGAACTGGATTATAAGCCAATCAAATATCTGGATCTGAACGCCAAGTATGGTCTGAACTACTCGCGCGAAGAAGACCGGTACACTTACGCCAACCAGACGCTGAACCGTAACATTGTTGCTAACCCCAACTACTACACAGCAACCAACGCGTCGGACGCTAAAGGGGAAGTCAGTAATTACGATTACAAGACGGTTTTCCAGAATTTCCTGGCCAGCGCGATCATCAAAACGGATTTTCAGGAAGATTTCAAGCTGAACCTTCCCATTCGTACGTCGACGCAACTGGCTTTCGACTATCGGAAGAACAACTACAAGGAATATGATACCTACGGGGTAGGGTTGCCCACCTACTCGCCGTTTACGGCGGCTCAGGCGGGAACGTACCGGATTTTGCTGGACAACAGCCAGCCGTTCGTTACGTATGGCTACCTGGTGAACCAGCGGATCGAATACGGCGAAATTGCGGGGATATCGGGCGGTTTCCGGAGCGATTACTCGTCGGCGTTCGGGCGGGGTTCTACGCCCTTCACCTTCCCGCGGGGAGATGCCTACGTGCGGCCGTCGTCGCTGAACTTCTGGCAGAATGGTGCCTTGGGAGCCTACGTACCCGAGCTGAAGCTGCGCGCTGCTTATGGGGAGGCCGGTATCCAGCCCAGACCCTTCGATCGCTACGTAACGCTGGGGACCCGTACCCTGGGCAGCAACAACGTATTCTATTATACTCCGGCGCAGAACAACCCCGATCTTGGCGTTGAGGTTTCCAGAGAGCTTGAGCTGGGTACGGACTTCACGGTTAAGGGCGGTAACGGCGACTGGCTCCGTCGGCTGAACTTCTCGTTCACCTACTGGAAACGCTCTACCGATAACGCTATCTTTAACGTAAACGTAGCGCCGTCGTCGGGCTCGGGTACGCTGAAAGATAACGCCTTCTCGCTGGCCTCGCGCGGTACCCAGTTCTCGCTGAACACCACGCTGTACCGTGGCCGGAGCTTCACCTGGAATTTTACGACCAACTTCGGTCATCAGACCTCCGAGATTACGGCCGTCAAAGGCAACCAGCAGATTGTGGTTACCTCCAGCGCGGGCAGTACAAACTACGTCCTGAAAGCCGGTCAGAAAATTGGTCAGCTCTTTGGGTTTGTGGCTATCCGCAGCCTCGACCAGATTCTGCCCGATGGCACGCCTGCTCTGACGGAAGCCCAGAAGCCGAATTACGAGGTAGCCAGCAACGGCTACGTGGTGAACAAAGCAACTAAGCAGCCGCTGTACAGCACGAATCAGTACAGCTTTGGCGATCCGAATCCGACGTTTGTTTCCTCGTTCATCAACGACATTTCGTTCCGCGACATCGTAACGCTGAACTTCCAGTTCGACTGGACGCAGGGCAGCCACGTGTATAACCAGACGAAAGAGTGGATGTATCGCGACGGTATCCACAAGGATTACATAGCGCCAATCACCATTAACGGGCAGACAGGCGCGTGGACAGCTTTCTATCGGGGTGTTTATCAGGCCGGGGCCAACAACGGTACGAAAGATTACTTCTACGAAGATGCTTCGTTTGTGCGCCTGCGTAACGTAGCCCTTGGCGTAGAGCTGACGAAGATCTTCCGGCTGCCGATGAAGCGGCTGCAGGTAGTGTTCGGCGGTCGTAACCTGCTGACCTTTACGAAGTACACAGGTATGGACCCTGAAGTGAACTCAGGTCAGACCACGGGTAACGAAAGCTCAGCCTGGGACCGGGGCACCGACCATAACACGACGCCTAACCTGCGCTCGTACCAGGTTTCTCTCAACTTCGGCTTCTAA
- a CDS encoding TonB-dependent receptor plug domain-containing protein: protein MSRILFVSILFMCSLWSPAWAQERRITGKVTAAEDGSAMPGVSVILKGTTRGANTDAEGNYAIVVPQSGGTLTFSFVGTVSQEVPIGNQSVINVRLSADSRILSEVVVTGVGVATTKAKLGIAVESVAAKDLPQAPTASVDQALVGKIAGAQITSTNGTPGAKANILLRGINTINRGTAPIVLMDGVQVGATDLNTIDLSTIERVEVVQGAAAATIYGAQGANGVIQLFSKRGKDGPISVNFSNSYATNSYLNIGGVAQADKHAFVTDANNNVIGVSGKPITLDPATSTWSENVQYNALDVNSQANKPYGQNLKFYDLYAMFFKPSTTVNNSINVSGATRSRISVSRHPTTTRTRSSKTTERITGATSSATSG from the coding sequence ATGAGTAGAATTCTATTTGTGAGCATACTGTTTATGTGTTCACTATGGTCTCCGGCCTGGGCGCAGGAGCGCAGAATTACAGGTAAGGTGACGGCCGCTGAGGACGGAAGTGCAATGCCTGGAGTATCGGTCATTCTGAAAGGCACAACGAGGGGCGCTAACACCGATGCCGAAGGTAATTATGCCATCGTGGTTCCTCAAAGTGGAGGCACGCTAACATTTAGCTTCGTTGGAACGGTGTCGCAGGAAGTGCCGATTGGGAATCAATCCGTTATTAATGTAAGATTATCGGCCGATTCGCGGATTCTTTCCGAAGTGGTTGTTACGGGGGTAGGTGTCGCTACCACCAAAGCCAAGCTGGGTATTGCGGTTGAGTCAGTAGCGGCCAAGGATTTGCCGCAGGCTCCGACCGCATCGGTAGACCAAGCGCTGGTTGGAAAGATTGCCGGTGCGCAGATCACCAGCACCAACGGCACACCCGGTGCCAAAGCGAACATTCTGCTGCGTGGTATCAATACTATTAACCGGGGTACAGCACCTATCGTCCTGATGGATGGCGTTCAGGTCGGAGCTACCGATCTGAACACGATTGACCTGAGCACCATTGAGCGCGTTGAAGTGGTGCAGGGCGCGGCTGCGGCAACCATCTACGGTGCCCAGGGCGCCAACGGCGTTATTCAGCTGTTCAGCAAGCGCGGCAAAGACGGCCCCATCAGCGTAAATTTCTCTAACAGTTACGCGACCAACTCGTACCTGAACATTGGCGGGGTAGCGCAGGCCGACAAGCACGCTTTCGTGACCGATGCGAACAACAACGTAATCGGCGTATCGGGTAAACCCATCACGCTCGATCCGGCGACCAGCACCTGGAGCGAAAACGTGCAGTATAACGCGCTGGACGTAAACAGCCAGGCCAACAAACCGTATGGGCAGAACCTGAAGTTTTACGATCTCTACGCGATGTTCTTCAAGCCGTCGACCACGGTGAACAACTCGATCAACGTATCGGGGGCAACGCGAAGTCGGATTTCAGTATCTCGGCATCCAACAACTACCAGAACTCGATCGTCAAAAACAACGGAGCGTATAACCGGAGCAACATCGTCAGCAACCTCGGGATGA
- a CDS encoding patatin-like phospholipase family protein produces MRIGLVLSGGGARGIAHLGVIKALQEMGIQFDQIAGTSAGAIAGALIAQGYTPDEGLRIVESSSFMRHLRPAWNRMGLLRLDTAIELYKKYLPHDRFESLQIPLHVVAVDLTDGIQVVFDEGELIRPVLASCCLPGIFEPFLINKRQFIDGGVLNNLPVEVIENKVDFIIGSHCNPFGLARPIRSMRGVIERSLILAVQSKTRDKFGRCNVLIEPTELVSYAPTDVSKAREMFRIGYQHTIAMADQIEKTLRQPTPESIG; encoded by the coding sequence ATGCGAATTGGCTTAGTTCTTTCGGGTGGCGGAGCGCGAGGCATTGCTCACCTGGGTGTGATCAAAGCGCTTCAGGAAATGGGGATTCAATTCGACCAGATTGCCGGTACGAGCGCCGGAGCGATTGCCGGTGCCCTGATTGCGCAGGGATATACGCCCGACGAAGGGCTTCGCATTGTCGAATCCTCGTCGTTTATGCGGCACCTGCGCCCAGCCTGGAACCGGATGGGACTGCTCAGGCTCGATACGGCCATTGAGCTATATAAAAAATACCTGCCCCACGACCGCTTCGAGAGTCTTCAGATACCACTGCACGTTGTGGCCGTTGATCTGACCGATGGCATTCAGGTGGTTTTCGACGAAGGGGAACTGATTCGGCCTGTACTGGCGTCGTGCTGCCTACCGGGTATTTTTGAGCCGTTCCTGATCAATAAACGGCAATTCATCGACGGGGGCGTTCTGAATAACCTGCCTGTTGAGGTCATCGAAAATAAAGTAGACTTTATTATCGGGTCGCACTGCAACCCCTTTGGCCTGGCTCGTCCAATCCGTTCCATGCGGGGTGTTATCGAGCGCAGCCTGATTCTGGCCGTGCAGAGCAAAACGCGCGATAAGTTTGGCCGCTGCAATGTCTTGATCGAGCCTACCGAGCTGGTTAGCTACGCGCCAACCGACGTCAGCAAAGCGCGGGAGATGTTCCGGATTGGTTACCAACACACTATTGCCATGGCCGACCAGATTGAAAAAACGCTCCGGCAACCCACGCCTGAGTCTATTGGATAA
- a CDS encoding MBL fold metallo-hydrolase, whose translation MTLQTLDTGFFKLDGGAMFGVVPKPLWNKLNPADEQNRCTWAMRCLLYEANDRLLVVDTGIGNKQDAKFFGHYDLHGDASLLGSIRKAGYSATDVTDVLLTHLHFDHVGGAVAGLPTGQGEGSLTPVFSNATYWTHPAHWQWAMQPNPREKASFLTENILPLQESGQLKFLTENPFPFADLSLIYVDGHTEKMALPVFRVQGRTVAYMADLIPSSAHVPLPYVMSYDVRPLLTMDEKTHILQRAANENWILVFEHDPIIEAATVEQTEKGVRIREKGKLVEFL comes from the coding sequence ATGACTCTTCAAACCCTCGACACAGGCTTCTTTAAACTCGATGGTGGGGCCATGTTTGGCGTGGTGCCGAAACCCCTCTGGAATAAACTGAATCCGGCCGACGAGCAGAATCGCTGCACCTGGGCCATGCGTTGCCTGCTCTACGAAGCCAATGACCGACTGCTGGTAGTCGATACGGGCATCGGCAATAAACAGGACGCCAAATTTTTCGGGCATTACGACCTGCACGGCGACGCTAGTCTGCTCGGCTCTATTCGCAAGGCGGGTTACTCAGCAACCGACGTAACGGACGTGCTGCTGACCCACCTGCACTTCGATCATGTGGGCGGGGCGGTGGCTGGTCTGCCGACGGGGCAGGGTGAAGGTTCCCTGACGCCTGTTTTCTCCAACGCCACCTACTGGACGCACCCGGCCCACTGGCAATGGGCCATGCAACCGAATCCGCGTGAAAAAGCGTCGTTCCTGACCGAAAACATCCTGCCCCTACAGGAAAGCGGCCAGCTAAAATTCCTGACCGAGAACCCTTTCCCGTTTGCCGATCTGAGCCTTATTTACGTTGATGGCCATACCGAAAAAATGGCGCTGCCGGTGTTTCGGGTGCAGGGCCGGACGGTTGCCTATATGGCTGATCTGATTCCGTCGTCGGCGCATGTGCCGCTCCCTTACGTTATGAGCTACGACGTTCGGCCCCTGCTGACGATGGATGAAAAAACCCATATCCTGCAGCGGGCCGCCAACGAAAACTGGATTCTGGTGTTTGAACACGACCCCATAATCGAAGCCGCTACCGTTGAGCAGACCGAAAAAGGCGTTCGGATTCGTGAGAAAGGAAAGCTGGTCGAATTTTTGTAG
- a CDS encoding cytochrome b/b6 domain-containing protein, protein MKRIIHKHPLAIRWFHWINFPVLFVMIWSGLLIYWAYDPYKIQLGDYTLVSFFPNGFYKFLHVPFRLAEGMAWHWVFMWLFMLNGLLYIAYTFASGEWRHLVPDQNSFREAIQVTLYDLGLRKEQPPFIKYNGAQKIAYFSIMLMGVGSVLTGFAIYKPTQFYWLTALLGGYEAARLEHFILTIGYVLFFFIHVGQVIRAGWQNFQSMVTGFEVIKPNADDRPKVSEPTDDQPAGPTEPQPIQPALS, encoded by the coding sequence ATGAAACGTATTATCCATAAGCATCCGCTAGCCATCCGTTGGTTTCACTGGATCAACTTTCCGGTTCTGTTCGTCATGATCTGGAGCGGCTTACTGATTTACTGGGCCTACGACCCGTACAAAATTCAGCTGGGCGACTACACGCTCGTGTCGTTCTTCCCCAATGGCTTTTATAAGTTTCTGCACGTACCGTTCCGACTCGCCGAGGGCATGGCCTGGCACTGGGTGTTTATGTGGCTGTTCATGCTGAACGGTCTGCTCTACATTGCCTATACGTTCGCATCGGGCGAGTGGCGGCATCTAGTGCCCGACCAGAATTCCTTTCGCGAAGCGATCCAGGTAACCCTGTACGACCTTGGCTTGCGGAAAGAACAGCCACCGTTTATCAAATACAATGGCGCGCAGAAAATTGCGTACTTCTCGATCATGCTGATGGGCGTAGGCTCGGTGCTGACAGGCTTTGCGATCTATAAACCCACGCAGTTTTACTGGCTCACGGCGCTGCTTGGGGGTTACGAAGCCGCCCGGCTGGAGCATTTCATTCTGACCATTGGTTATGTGTTGTTTTTCTTTATTCACGTAGGACAGGTCATTCGCGCCGGCTGGCAGAACTTTCAGTCGATGGTGACCGGCTTCGAAGTCATCAAACCAAACGCCGACGACCGTCCGAAAGTTAGCGAACCTACCGACGACCAGCCCGCTGGCCCCACCGAACCCCAGCCAATCCAGCCTGCTTTATCATGA
- a CDS encoding molybdopterin-dependent oxidoreductase has product MSQPQEPQLPQDEVPESAVRRRMLKSFGWFALAAAIPVGIYEWITHSPRAQGIAKPFRKVLDANEQVARTYFSNTNLVKTFPAERAARQARINGYEGIKTPLADDWQLQVDRPNNQPLLLSMDAIKALPKYELIYEFKCIEGWSQIQHWGGARLSDFLAKHNLGTRSGNAPSPDNTHDLFRYVGMETPDKGYYVGIDLESALHPQTLLAYELNGQPISAQHGAPVRLIIPVKYGVKNLKRIGRIFFSDDRPRDFWAERGYDYYVGL; this is encoded by the coding sequence ATGAGCCAGCCCCAGGAACCCCAACTGCCGCAGGACGAAGTTCCGGAATCTGCCGTTCGTCGGCGAATGCTCAAATCGTTCGGCTGGTTTGCGCTGGCCGCGGCCATACCGGTCGGCATTTACGAGTGGATTACGCACAGTCCTCGGGCGCAGGGTATCGCTAAGCCGTTTCGGAAGGTGCTGGATGCCAACGAGCAGGTAGCCCGGACGTATTTCAGTAATACAAACTTAGTGAAGACGTTCCCCGCTGAACGGGCCGCCCGGCAGGCACGTATCAACGGCTACGAAGGCATCAAAACCCCACTTGCCGACGATTGGCAGCTGCAGGTTGACCGTCCCAACAACCAGCCGCTGCTGCTGAGCATGGACGCTATTAAAGCGCTGCCGAAGTACGAATTGATCTATGAGTTCAAGTGCATTGAAGGCTGGAGCCAGATTCAGCACTGGGGCGGGGCACGGTTGTCTGATTTTCTGGCGAAGCATAATCTTGGTACCCGCAGTGGCAACGCTCCCAGTCCCGACAATACCCATGATCTGTTTCGTTACGTCGGCATGGAAACGCCCGACAAGGGTTATTACGTCGGCATTGATCTGGAAAGCGCTCTGCATCCGCAGACGCTGCTGGCGTATGAACTCAACGGCCAGCCGATCAGCGCCCAGCATGGTGCACCGGTACGGTTGATTATTCCGGTCAAATACGGTGTCAAAAACCTGAAGCGGATTGGCCGGATTTTTTTCTCCGACGACCGCCCCCGCGATTTCTGGGCCGAGCGCGGCTATGATTATTACGTAGGGCTATAA
- a CDS encoding DUF1223 domain-containing protein gives MPYLLFLFVALALAASTLVNPPVEPVARAAVQPVVVLELFTSQGCSSCPPADRALQELTQQAARAGQAVYGLSFHVDYWNRLGWQDPFSSKQFTDRQRQYDRLLKTQTYTPQLIINGRQDVIGGQRSRIEQAIRSIQQQPASAFIGVDGSLTQDAGQVTVNYSLSAKGPYRVNVALLQKEARTAVRNGENGGRTLLNTNVVRQFITTELTSASGRVILSYPYDLTANQTSVLIYVQRSDTGQVVGARRL, from the coding sequence ATGCCGTATCTGCTGTTTCTTTTTGTTGCACTCGCGCTGGCCGCGTCAACGCTGGTCAATCCACCTGTTGAACCGGTTGCCAGGGCTGCGGTTCAGCCCGTTGTGGTACTGGAATTGTTTACGTCGCAGGGCTGTTCAAGCTGCCCACCCGCCGACCGCGCTCTTCAGGAACTGACTCAGCAGGCCGCCCGAGCCGGACAGGCCGTTTATGGGTTGTCGTTCCACGTTGATTACTGGAACAGGCTGGGCTGGCAGGACCCATTCAGTTCGAAACAATTCACCGACCGCCAGCGGCAATACGACCGCCTGCTGAAAACGCAGACCTACACGCCCCAGCTTATCATCAACGGGCGGCAGGATGTTATTGGCGGGCAGCGCAGCCGCATTGAACAGGCCATCCGGTCGATTCAGCAGCAGCCCGCGTCGGCTTTCATTGGCGTTGATGGCAGCCTCACCCAAGACGCCGGACAAGTGACGGTTAACTATAGTTTATCAGCAAAGGGGCCTTACCGCGTCAACGTAGCCCTGCTTCAGAAAGAAGCCCGCACGGCCGTCAGGAACGGCGAGAACGGCGGCCGGACCTTGTTGAACACAAACGTTGTTCGACAGTTTATAACCACAGAACTGACAAGCGCTTCAGGCCGGGTGATCTTATCTTACCCTTATGACCTGACCGCCAATCAAACATCGGTTCTGATTTACGTTCAACGCAGCGATACCGGACAGGTGGTTGGAGCCAGGCGGTTATAA
- a CDS encoding sensor histidine kinase — translation MLPVQPETDRRIEALDSYNILDSLPEQEYDEITRLASQICQTPIALISLIDRNRQWFKSNHGLSVRETPREFSFCAQAIRQPDEIMVVPDSRKDERFAQNPLVTGDPYVIFYAGIPLVDADGIALGSLCVIDNSPKQLSPDQLSALQTLARQVVNLLTLRRQNIALRQSEERYRMEVDKQIQIRLALEASEQRYRQLAQELEERVQQRTQELTQANQDLKRSNDNLQQFAYIASHDLQEPLRKIQSFSAILLQQLNGQLDELAHDYLQRIINAGARMSIQIKDLLAYSRISTRQQFFGPISLTTVIANVLDTLSLEIEQRQADIQLDDLAVVNGDESQLNQLFQNLLSNAIKFTPVGQKPRIQINYARRKRGELSDQVRLNSNARMFHQISVSDQGVGFDEKYLDRIFQVFQRLHGRNEFPGTGVGLAICERVATNHGGGITASSKPGAGATFFVYLPDNS, via the coding sequence ATGCTTCCTGTTCAGCCAGAGACCGATAGACGAATTGAGGCTCTTGATAGCTATAATATCCTCGATTCGTTACCCGAACAGGAATATGATGAGATTACCCGGCTTGCTTCCCAGATTTGCCAGACGCCAATCGCGCTCATCAGCCTCATTGACAGAAACCGCCAGTGGTTCAAGTCGAATCATGGGCTTTCGGTCCGGGAAACACCCCGCGAGTTTTCGTTCTGTGCGCAGGCCATCAGGCAGCCAGACGAAATCATGGTGGTGCCGGATTCGCGGAAAGATGAACGCTTTGCCCAAAATCCACTCGTCACGGGCGATCCTTACGTTATTTTCTATGCCGGTATACCGCTGGTCGATGCAGATGGTATTGCTCTGGGTTCGTTGTGCGTGATCGACAATAGCCCAAAACAACTAAGCCCTGATCAGCTCTCCGCTCTGCAGACTTTAGCCCGACAGGTTGTTAATCTGTTAACGCTGAGACGGCAAAACATTGCTCTCCGCCAAAGCGAAGAACGGTACAGAATGGAGGTTGACAAGCAAATCCAGATACGGCTGGCCCTGGAAGCCAGTGAGCAGCGTTACCGGCAACTGGCTCAGGAGTTAGAGGAACGCGTGCAGCAGCGAACCCAGGAACTTACTCAGGCTAATCAGGACCTGAAACGCTCCAACGATAATCTGCAGCAGTTTGCTTACATCGCCAGTCACGACCTGCAGGAGCCGCTGCGTAAAATTCAATCGTTCAGCGCGATACTATTGCAACAGTTGAATGGTCAGTTAGACGAACTGGCCCATGATTACCTGCAACGCATCATCAACGCGGGCGCCCGAATGTCTATCCAGATTAAGGATTTGCTCGCTTACTCCCGCATTTCAACCCGGCAGCAGTTCTTTGGGCCGATTTCGCTGACCACAGTCATTGCCAACGTCCTGGATACACTCTCGCTGGAGATTGAACAGCGGCAAGCCGATATACAGCTGGATGATCTGGCGGTGGTCAATGGCGATGAATCGCAGCTGAACCAGCTGTTTCAGAATCTGCTGTCCAATGCGATTAAGTTTACCCCCGTGGGCCAGAAGCCCCGCATCCAGATTAACTATGCCCGTCGGAAACGGGGCGAATTATCCGATCAGGTTCGACTGAACAGTAATGCCCGGATGTTTCACCAGATCAGCGTCAGCGATCAGGGCGTTGGCTTCGACGAAAAATACCTGGACCGCATTTTTCAGGTCTTTCAGCGGCTGCACGGTCGGAATGAGTTTCCCGGCACGGGGGTGGGGCTGGCCATTTGCGAGCGGGTCGCCACCAATCATGGCGGGGGCATTACGGCCAGCAGTAAACCCGGCGCCGGCGCTACGTTTTTTGTGTACTTGCCCGATAACAGCTAA
- a CDS encoding polysaccharide deacetylase family protein yields MKKLLTAGLLFLINHALIAQVPAGWHGKKCAVALTYDDALQVHLDKVIPVLDSLGLKGTFYLSGNFPGVRARLNDWKKAAAHGHELGNHTLFHPCTSQKPGRSWVNPTYDLSKYTVPRIVDEIRMTNTLLAAIDGKTQRTFAYPCGDTKIGDVDYFAQVKNDFVAARGVTTEMRRASEINLADVGAYGMNGESGEEMIALVKKAMETNSVLVFLFHGVGGEHNLNVALPEHNKLVRFLKQHEKEVWIAPFIDVAQSVNQTNAKPNKSGR; encoded by the coding sequence TTGAAAAAGCTTCTTACTGCCGGTCTGCTGTTCCTGATCAATCACGCCTTAATAGCTCAGGTTCCGGCTGGCTGGCATGGTAAAAAATGTGCCGTTGCGCTGACGTATGACGATGCCTTACAGGTTCATCTGGATAAGGTCATACCGGTTCTGGATTCGCTGGGTCTGAAAGGCACCTTCTATTTATCGGGTAACTTCCCTGGTGTCAGGGCCCGGCTGAACGACTGGAAGAAGGCAGCCGCCCATGGGCATGAGTTAGGAAATCATACCCTGTTTCATCCGTGCACGAGCCAGAAACCCGGTCGCAGCTGGGTAAATCCAACGTACGACCTGAGCAAGTACACCGTCCCCCGAATTGTGGATGAAATTCGTATGACAAACACGCTGCTGGCGGCCATCGATGGCAAAACCCAGCGGACGTTCGCCTATCCCTGTGGCGATACGAAAATTGGCGACGTAGATTATTTCGCTCAGGTGAAAAACGATTTTGTAGCGGCCCGGGGCGTAACCACCGAAATGCGTAGGGCAAGCGAAATCAACCTGGCCGATGTAGGCGCGTACGGTATGAACGGCGAGTCCGGCGAAGAAATGATCGCGCTGGTAAAGAAGGCGATGGAAACCAACTCCGTGCTGGTTTTCCTGTTTCACGGTGTTGGTGGCGAACACAACCTGAATGTGGCCCTGCCTGAACACAACAAGCTCGTGCGTTTCCTCAAGCAGCACGAAAAAGAAGTCTGGATTGCGCCATTTATCGATGTTGCCCAATCGGTCAATCAGACGAATGCGAAACCGAACAAATCAGGTCGGTAG